The following is a genomic window from Hyphomicrobiales bacterium.
TGACCGGCGCGGCTGAGCGCCCAGGCGAGGCTCATGCCGAAGATGCCAGCGCCGACCACGGTGATACGTCGCCGATCCGATCCGGGCCGTGTGAGCGCCCTGCTCATCGCGGCGTCGGCGTTACGGCATCGGTTTCCACCGGCGCGGCGTCCCAGCGACCCCATTCGTCCCAGGAGCCGTCGTAGACCGACCATCGGTCATTGCCGAGAGAATCATAAGCGAGAGCCATGATACAGGCGGTAACGCCCGACCCGCAGCTGAAGACAACCGTCCGATCCTGTCCAGCGCCGACGGAGGCGAATTTCGCGGCGAGCGTATCGGGCGGAAGCATGGTCTTGTCATCCTGGTTCATGAGTCCGCCGACGAACAAATTGACGGCGCCGGGAATATGGCCATTGCGCACACCGGGATACGGGTTCTTGCGGGTGCCGAGGTAGAGATCCTCGGTGCGGGCATCGATCACCATTTCCTCCCGGCTTGTGACGTTCGCGAGCATCTGTTCACGTGTCCGGACTCGGGCCGGGTTGCCGTCCGGGATTGTGTAGCGCGTCGCGCGCGGTTCGACCGCGCCGCTTGCGACCGAACGGCCCTCCGCGGCCCATTTCGGGAAGCCGCCATCGAGCACCGACACCTTCTCATGACCGTAGAGACGGAACATCCACCAGACACGCGCCGCGCTGTAGAGCCCGGCCTTGTCGTAGGCTACGACATGCGTGTCACGGGTGATGCCGAGCACCCCAACCGTCTCGGCGAACCGTTCGGCGTTGGGCAGCATGTGGGTCAACTCATGATCGGGATCGGCGACTACATCGATGTCGAAATACACCGCGCCGGGTATGTGCCCGTCGGCAAATTCTGAGAGAGCGTCCCGATTATAAATCGGGATATGCCAGGAGGCGTCCACGACAAGAATGTCGGGGGCGCCGAGATGGTCCGCGAGCCACTGTGTGCTGACAAGGCTGGCGGCTCGCCGCGCGGCAGCGGGTTCTGTCATCATGCTCACACCGTCTGCTTCTGGTGGTTGCGCATGGCCTCGAAACCGGCCTCGAGATCGGCGAGCAGGTCATCGACATGCTCGAGCCCGACGTTGACCCGGAAGCAAGGCCCTTTGTAGCGCCAGGGCGTATTCGGGTGCGAATGCGCCGGGTCACTGGGCATCAGCAGGCTTTCATAGCCGCCCCAGCTGAAACCGATCTTGAAAAGCTTCCGGTTGTCGAGCATGGCGATCATGGATTCGCTGGCGATGCCCTCCCTCAGGGCAACGCCGAAGAGCCCCGTCGCGCCGAGGAAATCCCGCTTCCAGATCTCGTGTCCCGGCGCGCCCGGCAACGCCGGATAGAGCACCTGTTCGACCTCAGGCTGTTCCTGCAGCCAGCGCGCGCTGCGCATCGCGCTGTCCTGGTGGCGCGGCAGGCGCGTGGCAAGCGTGCGCAGGCCCCGCATGCCCAGATAGCAATCGTCGGGGCCGACACAGATGCCGAGGCGCATCGCCTGCCTCTTGACCAGCGGATAGGCCTCTTCCGTCGCGGTGAGACTGCCGAGCTCGGCATCGGAATGTCCGACGATGTATTTGGTGGCCGCCTGGATCGATACGTCGACACCATGCTCGAAAGGCTTGAAATACAGGGGGCTCGCCCATGTATTGTCGAGAACGACCATAGCGCCCGCCTCGTGCGCGACGGCGGCGATGGCCGGGATATCCTGTATCTCGAAACTTCCCGAGCCCGGTGACTCGCAATAGACCACGCGGGTGTTCGGCTTGATCAGCGCGGCGATGCCAGCGCCAATTTCCGGCGGATAGTAGGTGACTTCGACGCCGTAGCGGATCAGGGTGTCGTTGATGAAGTAGCGCGCCGGATCATAGAGCGTGTCGACGCAGAGCAGGTGATCCCCGGTCTTCAGCAGCCCGAGCAAGGCGATGGCGATGGCGGCCATTCCCGACGGCGCCGCCACGGACCGGAAGCCCCCTTCGGCGGTGGTCATGGCCTCTTCGAAGGCAAAGGTCGTCGGTGTGCCGAGGCGGCCGTAGAGCACGCCGCGCGTCAGATCCTTCTGGCGCTCCTGAAGAGCAGCGACCGTTGGAAATACCACCGTCGAGGCATGGAACACCGGCGTATTCACAACGCCCTGATAGGCCTCGGGATCGCGGCCGGTCGTCAGCAATCGGGTTTCGTAATGCACGATCGAACTCTCCGTCTCGATGATGTTCAGGCTGCGTCTTCGAGGATCACGTTTGTCCCGCCGATATAGCCCCAGGTCAGGCATGGACCGATGGTCGAGCCTGCGCCGACCGCCCGAGTGCCGAACGAGTTCGCCATCAGGTTTCCAGCAGCGTAGAGCCCGACGATACGCGACCCGTCCGGACGCAGGACCTGTGCCCGCGCATTGGTGCGCGGACCGCCCTTCGTGCCGAGATAGCTGCGATTGAACGCAACCGCATAGAACGGTGCCTGCTCAACTGTACCCAGCGTGCGGTTCGGCTTGTGCCAGGGGTCGGCGCCTTGCAGATAGTCCCATGGAAACGAGCCTCGCCCGAAATCCGGGTCCTCTCCGCGCAGCGCCGCCGGATTAAAACGGGCGACAGTCTCGACCAGTCCCGCGGGATCGATACCGACCTTGCGCGCCAATTCATCCAGAGTTTGCGCCGTCGTGACTGCTGGCGAGGCTGCCGGCGGCGCCATATGGGGATATTTGCGCATGAACTGCGCGTCGTAGATGCGCCAAGCCGGCAGGTTGATGGGTTCGCCGGTGGCCGGGTCCACCTCGCTGAAGCATAGCCCGATGTTCATCTGCTTCTCGTTCGTGAAGCGCCGACCATGCCGGTTCACGAGGATGGAGTGCGGCATGACGATGTCGTAAGCGGGACGACCGTGTTCGGCGTAGCCTTCATAGGTCGTTGGCAGCGTCGGCATGATCAGGGCCTGATCCATCCGGTCGAGTTGCGCCCCCACTTCTTCCGCCATCCGATGCCCATCGCCGGTATTGGTGCGCGGACTGCCATTCCACTTGACCGGCCCGGGCTGATATCGGGCCATCATCTCGGCGTTCCATTCGAACCCGCCGCTGGCCAGCACCACGCCGCGCCGCGCTTTCAACACTGCGGGTCCGGATTTCCCCTCCACCTCAAGTCCCACGATGCGATCGCCTGCAACGATCAGACGCTTGGCAGCCGTTTCCAGGCGCAGGTCGCATCCCTTCGACAGACAGCCGCTGAGCAGGCCGGCGACCAGCCCCCCGCCCATCGTGCGCCGCCCCGTCATCTTGCGGTAGGCACCCTGCAGACCGAAGCGGATAGCCGCCCGTCGCAGGTTGGCCGCCACCGCGCCGTCGACGATCTCTTCATAATTGAGGAACTGCGGAATCGTCGGCGGACGGATCTTGTCAGCCCAGGCTCCAAGCCGGGACAGCTTGAACGGTCTGGCGGACACATTGCGGCCCATGGTCTTGCCGCCAGGCAGCTCCGCATAGGGGTCGCAGTTGCGATTGACTGCGAAGGTCATCGGCGTGTTGGCCTCAAGGAAACGCAGCATTTCGGGAGCGTTGTCCACGAAAGCTTGCCACAGCGGCTCCTCAACATTGCCCCACTCGGCCGGAGAGGCGGCGCGGATGTACGTCATCACCTCCTCGCGGCTGTCGCTGATGCCGAGCTTGTGCATGTAGTGGTTCTGCGGGATCCACATGCAGCCACCCGAGAGCGCCGAGGTGCCGCCGACATAAGCGCCCTTCTCCACGATGCAGACGCTCGCGCCTGATGCGGCGGCGCGCAGGGCAGCGCTCAGCCCCGAGGCGCCGGAACCGACAACAATGACATCGAACTGCTCGGTGGCTTGCAGGTGATCGGTCATTGGCAGGCGTCTCTCGTTACGATTGTCGGATTGCCGGTTCGCGCCGGCGCGTTGGCCGAAGCGCAGACGTGGCGGGGTGGCGATGGGCGCTGTGAAATGTGGTCGGGGGTCACAGCGACCTCAGATGCGGGTTAAGGGCATCATTCAGTCCGTCGCCGATAAGGTTCAAAGCAAGAACCGTGACGAGGATCATGACGCCGGGGATGGCGCAGAGGTACCAAGCGGAACGGAGAGCATCCCTGCCGATGGCGATCATGGTGCCCCAGCTCATCAAATTCGGGTCGCCGAGGCCCAGGAAAGACAGCCCAGCTTCGACCAGGATAGCGCTCGCGACCAGCGTCGAGGCGGTGACGATGATCGGTGCGAGGCAATTGGGCAGGATCTGCGTGAAGATAATCTTGGACTCGGTCATGCCGATCGCCACGCATGTCTGCACGTAGTCAGACCGTCGCAGGCGCATCGTCTCCCCGCGGACGAGGCGGGCGACGCCGGGCCAGGCGATCATGCAAAGGGCAAGGATGATTGTGTAGGCGGACGGCGTGAACAGGGCGACGATGACGAAGGCAA
Proteins encoded in this region:
- a CDS encoding putative dehydrogenase flavoprotein (Evidence 3 : Putative function from multiple computational evidences), yielding MTDHLQATEQFDVIVVGSGASGLSAALRAAASGASVCIVEKGAYVGGTSALSGGCMWIPQNHYMHKLGISDSREEVMTYIRAASPAEWGNVEEPLWQAFVDNAPEMLRFLEANTPMTFAVNRNCDPYAELPGGKTMGRNVSARPFKLSRLGAWADKIRPPTIPQFLNYEEIVDGAVAANLRRAAIRFGLQGAYRKMTGRRTMGGGLVAGLLSGCLSKGCDLRLETAAKRLIVAGDRIVGLEVEGKSGPAVLKARRGVVLASGGFEWNAEMMARYQPGPVKWNGSPRTNTGDGHRMAEEVGAQLDRMDQALIMPTLPTTYEGYAEHGRPAYDIVMPHSILVNRHGRRFTNEKQMNIGLCFSEVDPATGEPINLPAWRIYDAQFMRKYPHMAPPAASPAVTTAQTLDELARKVGIDPAGLVETVARFNPAALRGEDPDFGRGSFPWDYLQGADPWHKPNRTLGTVEQAPFYAVAFNRSYLGTKGGPRTNARAQVLRPDGSRIVGLYAAGNLMANSFGTRAVGAGSTIGPCLTWGYIGGTNVILEDAA
- the metC gene encoding putative cystathionine beta-lyase (Evidence 3 : Putative function from multiple computational evidences), producing MHYETRLLTTGRDPEAYQGVVNTPVFHASTVVFPTVAALQERQKDLTRGVLYGRLGTPTTFAFEEAMTTAEGGFRSVAAPSGMAAIAIALLGLLKTGDHLLCVDTLYDPARYFINDTLIRYGVEVTYYPPEIGAGIAALIKPNTRVVYCESPGSGSFEIQDIPAIAAVAHEAGAMVVLDNTWASPLYFKPFEHGVDVSIQAATKYIVGHSDAELGSLTATEEAYPLVKRQAMRLGICVGPDDCYLGMRGLRTLATRLPRHQDSAMRSARWLQEQPEVEQVLYPALPGAPGHEIWKRDFLGATGLFGVALREGIASESMIAMLDNRKLFKIGFSWGGYESLLMPSDPAHSHPNTPWRYKGPCFRVNVGLEHVDDLLADLEAGFEAMRNHQKQTV
- a CDS encoding 3-mercaptopyruvate sulfurtransferase; translated protein: MMTEPAAARRAASLVSTQWLADHLGAPDILVVDASWHIPIYNRDALSEFADGHIPGAVYFDIDVVADPDHELTHMLPNAERFAETVGVLGITRDTHVVAYDKAGLYSAARVWWMFRLYGHEKVSVLDGGFPKWAAEGRSVASGAVEPRATRYTIPDGNPARVRTREQMLANVTSREEMVIDARTEDLYLGTRKNPYPGVRNGHIPGAVNLFVGGLMNQDDKTMLPPDTLAAKFASVGAGQDRTVVFSCGSGVTACIMALAYDSLGNDRWSVYDGSWDEWGRWDAAPVETDAVTPTPR
- a CDS encoding hypothetical protein (Evidence 5 : Unknown function); amino-acid sequence: MQVIGHWQASLVTIVGLPVRAGALAEAQTWRGGDGRCEMWSGVTATSDAG
- the appC gene encoding Oligopeptide transport system permease protein AppC translates to MNGSGFIKRFLRHRGAVAGMVILACVLGMALSAPILFPLGPWEFVGMPMLRPGQDMEFPLGTDMLGRDMLTAVFYGGRVSLMIGLAAALSTVVVGTVIGSVAGYFGGLVDDLLMRFTELFQTIPAFLFAFVIVALFTPSAYTIILALCMIAWPGVARLVRGETMRLRRSDYVQTCVAIGMTESKIIFTQILPNCLAPIIVTASTLVASAILVEAGLSFLGLGDPNLMSWGTMIAIGRDALRSAWYLCAIPGVMILVTVLALNLIGDGLNDALNPHLRSL